The Anomalospiza imberbis isolate Cuckoo-Finch-1a 21T00152 chromosome 7, ASM3175350v1, whole genome shotgun sequence genome has a window encoding:
- the LOC137477668 gene encoding maestro heat-like repeat-containing protein family member 7, giving the protein MRSAALDQTQEQEPSRGRFRKSLKVPAAIPTWAGPAVTAQPSTTLGALHGTHQASLSFVLLQMFRKFLRIRRRKTGSTAAEGPAKPDSGLTELQAEPDVSPDSAERSEDSDASATETWAKALHSSKTEDVAITNSNNEETQGITNTDTTPTPTMIHAPTMDFFEESAVLSQQQVPGIVRNIHQSLVSHVSVDARLQIDLVRLAEEHPADVVLTLLRCAPTCDRAAAMMWRTIGSSGPAVEKVLPTLLRVMEDWPLHRMCTSDGDNEDVFALAATLVIWVIVQVPACNKAMIPYSSHLFVALLFHVVITTQQTPPEEVDNFWRACQEEHRLPSKPNRFAVQVMKALLYQLRCDRVVKAMKHKRGWDMLLCADTQHYAVGLLAREMCNILVPFCSRIAFHLLQPLSREAPHWDLPFLAFLVEVLKFLDLTKSGVSILKIMSRHLQSECRERRRLALRGLVVLSKDPLTARRMCSVSQSLLELLGDADGDVVSMSLRVFRNVLQHKDILVSSTTAPKLAEALLLLFDHDNSYVQVLSLELFFRVMDLVVDEGKKPLEKILSQSLLPLFFYCHDENQRIAKGCSLLQALAQEHGSCVLGCGAISGSLLLSRPLRKHCFVWPSS; this is encoded by the exons atgagaa gtgcagccctggaccagacacaagagcaggaacccagccgtggccgcttccgcaaaagcctgaaggtaccagcagccatccccacctgggctgggcctgctgtcactgctcagccgagcaccacgcTTGGAGCACTCCATGGAACACACCAggcttccctgtcctttgttctcctgcagatgttccggaagttcctgcgcattcggcggagaaagaccggcagcacagcagctgagggcccagccaagcctgactcggggctgaccgagctccaggctgagcctgatgtcagcccggattcggctgagcgctcagaagactctgacgcctcagcgactgaaacctgggcaaaggctcttCACTCGTCAAAGACTGAGGATGTGGCCATCACAAACAGCAacaatgaagagactcaggGCATCACAAATACTGACACCACGCCCACTCCCACTATGATTCATGCTCCCACTATGGATTTTTTCGAGGAGAGTGCTGTTCtttctcagcagcag gtgccaggcATTGTAAGGAACATCCACCAGAGTCTCGTCTCCCacgtctctgtggatgccaggctgcaaattgaccttgtgaggctggctgaagaacaccctgctgacgtggtgctgaccctcctgcgctgtgccccaacgtgtgacag agctgctgcaatgATGTGGAGAACCATAGGATCAtcgggaccagcagtggagaaagtgctgccaacactgctcCGTGTGATGGAGGACTGGCCTCTGCACAGAATGTGCACGTCTGATGGGGACAACGAGGACGtttttgccctggct gcaactctggtgatctgggtGATTGTCCAGGTGCCTGCGTGCAACAAGGCGATGATCCCTTATTCCTCCCACCTGTTTGTggctctgctcttccatgttgtcatcaccacacagcagacgccaccagaggaagttgataacttctggagagcatgccaggaggaacaccgccttcccagcaagcccaacag gtttgcagtgcaggtCATGAAGGCTCTGCTCTACCAACTGCGCTGTGACCGTGTGGTGAAGGCTATGAAGCACAAGCGTGGCTGGgacatgctgctgtgtgctgacacccagcactaCGCCGTGGGTCTgttggccag ggAGATGTGCAATATCTTGGTCCCCTTCTGTTCCCGCATTGCATtccacctgctccagccactCAGCAGAGAGGCGCCACACTGGGATCTGCccttcctggcattccttgtggag gtcctaAAGTTCTTGGATTTGACTAAATCTGGTGTCAGCATCCTGAAGATcatgtcaaggcacctgcagagcgagtgcagggagcggcgtcgcctggcgctcagaGGCCTCGTGGTGCTCAGCAAGGATCCCTTGacg gccagaAGGATGTGCAGTGTATCTCAAAGCCTTCTGGAGTTGCTGGGAGATGCAGATGGAGACGTGGTCAGCATGAGCCTCCGTGTGTTCAGGAATGTGCTCCAGCACAAAGACATCCTGGTATCCAGCACCACTGCCCCAAAGCTGGCTGAGgcgctcctgctgctctttgaccac gaCAACAGCTATGTGCAGGTGCTCTCGCTTGAGCTTTTCTTCAGGGTGATGGACCTGgtagtggatgagggaaaaaagcccctTGAGAAGATTTTGAGCCAAAGCCTGCTCCCACTCTTTTTctactgccatgatgagaatcagcGCATTGCAAAG ggctgcagcctcctccaggccttggcacaggaacacgggtcctgtgtcctgggctgtggggccatctctg
- the LOC137477559 gene encoding maestro heat-like repeat-containing protein family member 7 — MVRYIHQWLMANDSAEHRLNRTLLHLAEAQPNDAVMTLLRVAPSCDRAAMAMWKTIMSSPRTAKLAQRILLDVLGSWPKHSTCTSDGDKTGVFALAATVVMWKILQEPCVSHIVKVHSSRLLVHLLFQVFFSTEETPEEVDTFWKGCQEQHGLATSPNRFAVRTLKSLLCLEQYKDVVMAMERRCGWDTLLCADTQHYAVGLLAREMSCISIRSCSRIFRYLLQLLSTQEPRWDLPALAFLVEVLKFLDLTKSGVSILKIMSRYLQSECRQRRCLVLRGLVVLSKDPSTARRMCSVSQSLLELLGDADGDVVSMSLRVFRNVLQHKDILVSSTTAPKLAEALLLLFDHDNSYVQVLSLELFFRVMDLVVDEGKKPLEKILSQSLLPLFFYCHDENQRIAKASQETLLRVAEFLKRRKLKQLVKKEQLWKFAERLVRMAWKPQAQPGEAP; from the exons ATGGTGAgatacatccaccagtggctcatggccaatgattctgctgagcacaggctgaacaggactCTGCTGCATCTCGCCGAAGCACAGCCAAATGACGCAGTAATGACACTCCTGCGTGTGGCCCcgtcctgtgacag AGCTGCCATGGCCATGTGGAAGACCATCATGTCCTCGCCCAGGACCGCGAAGCTGGCGCAGCGGATTCtcctggatgtgctggggagctggccgaagcacagcacgtgcacctccgatggggacaaaacgggtgtctttgccctagct gcaactgtggtgatgtggaagatcctccaggaGCCCTGTGTCTCACACATCGTGAAGGTGCACTCCTCCCGTCtacttgtgcatctgctcttccaagtgttcttcagcacagaAGAGACGCCAGAGGAGGttgataccttctggaagggatgccaggagcaacacggccttgccaccagccccaacag gtttgccgtgcggaccctgaagtccctgctgtgcctAGAGCAGTACAAGGATGTGGTGATGGCAATGGAACgcaggtgtggctgggacacgctgctctgtgctgacacccagcactatgccgtgggtctgctggccag GGAGATGTCCTGCATCTCCATACGCTCGTGTTCCCGGATCTTTCGctatctgctccagctgctcagcacacaggagccacgctgggatcTGCCCgccctggcattccttgtggag gtcctaAAGTTCTTGGATTTGACTAAATCTGGTGTCAGCATCCTGAAGATCATGTCAAGGTACCTGCAGAGcgagtgcaggcagcggcgttGCCTGGTGCTCAGAGGCCTCGTGGTGCTCAGCAAGGATCCCTCGacg gccagaAGGATGTGCAGTGTATCTCAAAGccttctggagctgctgggagatgCAGATGGAGACGTGGTCAGCATGAGCCTCCGTGTGTTCAGGAATGTGCTCCAGCACAAAGACATCCTGGTATCCAGCACCACTGCCCCAAAGCTGGCTGAGgcgctcctgctgctctttgaccac gaCAACAGCTATGTGCAGGTGCTCTCGCTTGAGCTTTTCTTCAGGGTGATGGACCTGgtagtggatgagggaaaaaagcccctTGAGAAGATTTTGAGCCAAAGCCTGCTCCCACTCTTTTTctactgccatgatgagaatcagcGCATTGCAAAG gcctctCAGGAAACACTGCTTCGTGTGGccgagttcctgaagagaaggaagctcAAGCAGCTGGTgaagaaggagcagctgtggaagtTTGCAGAGCGCCTGGTAAGGAtggcctggaagccccaggctcagcctggagaagccccctga